Proteins co-encoded in one Brassica rapa cultivar Chiifu-401-42 chromosome A02, CAAS_Brap_v3.01, whole genome shotgun sequence genomic window:
- the LOC103853918 gene encoding root meristem growth factor 3, giving the protein MTTLSKILCALIILFLCISFRYSLHEDGNQESSRDVVSVRKGIENVDVVIRGRKLMMTNGEADKETTTMKRKRKSGKSVDDDGLVAFTADYWRAKPKHHPPRNN; this is encoded by the exons ATGACTACTTTATCAAAGATTCTATGTGCGTTGATCATTCTTTTCTTATGCATATCCTTTCGATATTCACTTCATG AAGATGGGAATCAAGAATCAAGCCGTGATGTCGTTTCAGTTCGTaag GGGATCGAAAATGTTGATGTCGTGATACGAGGAAGAAAACTGATGATGACAAATGGAGAAGCAGATAAAGAAACAACGACgatgaagagaaagagaaaatcaGGCAAAAGTGTTGACGACGATGGACTCGTTGCTTTCACTGCTGATTATTGGAGAGCCAAGCCCAAGCATCATCCTCCCAGGAACAATTGA